Part of the Bernardetia sp. genome is shown below.
AAAGAGCATTTATAAATCCGAAAATGGCTAGTTTTTTTATTGTTTCAAGAATCGAATATTGATACAAAAGGTAGCCAAAAATAAAAGGCAAAATCAAGACTGATTTATAATTGAAACCAAATGCGATGGCAAAATAAACACTTATATAAATGAAGTTTTTTACCTTTTGAGAATCATCGAAAACAAATTTTTTAAACTCATTGAGAGCTAAAAAAATAAAAAGCAGACTTCCATTATCTATCGTCAAGCAGCGACCAGAATACACTAAAAGAGGCGAACTACCTACAAAAATAGCTAGAAAAAAAGCTGCCGTAGATGAAAACTTCCAATCCTTTTTCAGAACTGAACACAAAAATAAAATAGCAATTATCTGTAAACTGGCTTCTGCATAGACAGTAAAAGTGTAAGGATTATTAGTGTTTTGAAATGCAAAGTAAAAAAAAGCATCAAAAAGATGTAAAAAAGGAGCTGCGTGATGAAAAAGCATAGAAAAATCTCCTTCGACAATATTTTGAGCTGCTAAAAAATTGGTTATGGCGTCGTAGTCGTGAAGCCCTAATTCGGCAAGACGGAAAAAGCGAAGCGTAAATAAAAACACAAATGCAAATAGAAGCCAAATATAATTTTTGATGTTCATTGAAAAGGCTACATAGTTTGGAATAAACTTGAATTGGAAGACAAAGGTAATGAAAAAAGCATATCCTATTTAAAGAATATGCTTTCATAGAAGTTGAATATCTAGCTTTGAATATTTTACTTACCTGTAAGGGCTGAAAATACTTCGTTTAAGTTTTCGCTTCTCAGTTTTTCTAAGTTATCGTTTGGCATATCAGCACGGAAAAGGTCGCCAATTTTGTTACCTACCAAAGAATTGAGGTCTGTACCAGCATATTGTTTGGCTACTTCTTCTGCTTTTTGGCGAGTGATAGTAGCTTCACGTGTATATTTTTCCATCATTTTTGCTTCTTCTGGATTCATAGAAGCCTTTTGAGGAACAACTTTAATACTCACTTCATTGAGGTCAGTGTGAATAAAAGAACGCATTACCATAGTTACTAAACTTGCTTTTACAATATCTTGTGTCTGAGCTTCATCAGCACTAGCAGGAACAGCAGGAGAAATACGAATTTTTGCATCCGACATTTTCTCATACGTATTATTATCTGCACTATAATCTCCCAAATCTACCACCATTTCATCAAGAGAAGCAAATTTTGTAGGTGCTGCTTGGTCTGTGTCTAATGTTTCTGTGTTTGTTTCATCAGTAGTATTTTCTTGAGTAGTTTCTTCTGTTTTAGTATCAGTACTTGCACAAGAAGAGAACATTCCTACTGAAAAAAGTAATGAAAAAACAAGAAAGTACGAATAGAGCGAATTAATTTTCATAAATAGGGAATTTCGTTTGAGGGTAAGATTAATTTTAGTAAAGAGTGTCGTTTTTATGGTGTATAGTAAATTTATTACTTACGTCTATTTTACCTAAAAATTGAATATTAACCGAAAATTACAAAAAAAATAATAACTTTTGTTAAAGGTAGAAAATATATTTAGACATAATTTTTTATGGAAAGGGATTTTAGATGCTTTTAAAAAGCATATCCTAGGTTTATGCCAAGACGAGGAAAAGGACCTGCAATGGGAATGGGTATATCTTGGTTTACTACATCTTCGTTTTGATAGACTACTTTGATATTATTTATATTGTAATAAAAACCTCCTAAACCAGCAAAAACATCTATTGAGAAATGCTCTTTTATCAAAAAGTTATAGCCTGTCATTATGCCTAATCCATAATTATTAAAGGTAGTATTTGCTGAACCAGTAGTGCTTTCCGAACCTCCATTTACAGAAATATTTGCACTCATACGAGCGTAGTTACCAAATGCTCCAGCATAAAAACCTTTTAGGCTTTGTTCTCCAAAATAATAGCGATATTCTGGCATAAAACCCCAACTTGTAAGTTCTAATTCTCCACTTACTTCTCTACCATCACCTGTTTTATATTTCAAATCGTCAAAGCCTAGCCTAGAGCGACTGATAAGCAAACTCAAAGAAGAGTGTTGAGAAACTGCAAATTCAGCTCCTAATGTATAGCGTCCTAAAATTGGATTTAAAGGATTTACCTTGATAATTGCTTGCTGTGCAAAGCCTGTTTGGGAAATAAATAAACCAAATAATAAGACAAAAAATATTTTTTTCATTCTGATTTCTTGATTAGATGTTTTGAGGTGTCTCTTAACTAAAGAGTTTTTACCCTATTATGATATTTGTTTTGATAAGTTTGATAGCTATGGCTAAAAGAATGATGCCAAAAACTTTACGTAAAACAGCCTTTCCCGTAGCTCCAAGTTTTTTATCAATCCATTTTGAAGCTCTCAAGACAGCATAAATCACAACCAAATTAATAAAAATACTAATCAAGACACTTGCCTGTGAATATTCTGCACGTAGTGAAATAAGTGTTGTCATTGTTCCTGCCCCTGCAATAAGTGGAAATGCCAATGGCACGACGGTAGAGTTGCTTACCTCTGGGTCAGATTTAAAAAAATCTACTCCCAAAACCATTTCTAAGCCGATGAGAAACATAATTAGTCCCCCCGCAATGGCAAAAGATGCGACATCTAAGCCAAAAAGTTGTAAAATTTCTTGTCCTACAAATAAAAAAGCGACCATCAGAATGCCAGATACAACAGTTGCTTGTAGGGCTTTTAGTTCGCCGTCGTTTTTTTGTCGTAGGTCAATAATAATAGGAATTGAACCTAAAATATCGATAACAGAAAACAAAATAAGTGAGACAGATGCTATGTCTTTGAGATTAAATTCCATTGTTTCTAATTGAGAATTGATAAGTAAATAAAAATGAACAATTATTTGTGTTAGGTAAACCAATTTAAGATTCTAAACTCCTAAATCTATATTTTTTTATAAAAGGTCTTCGCCATATTCTTGTTCTTTATTTTCGGTCAGTAAAAGTTCGGATACTCCTCCAGAAGCAATGAATTTCATAAGGTCGGCTGAGTTTTCATAATCAATAGGTTTTATGTTTTTTGAAGGAACTAAATACAGATTACCAGAAATATTGTAGGAGTGAGGAAAATAAACACCAATCAAATCGTGAATTCCCAAGAGCGACAAATCTTCTGCTGTAATAAAACCTAACCTATAAACTTCATTTTCAGAATTGAGCTTTACTAATACTGATTTACTAAACTTTTTTTCCTCCCCTACAAAAGCTGCCATCAAATCTTTAATGGAAGTATAAATCAGACTGACCATAGGCAGGCGTAAAAGTAGCCTTTCAAACCATTCGAAAAAAGAGCGAGCTACAAAAAGTGAGGTCAAATACCCTATAAAAGTAAGAGATACCAAAATGACAATAATTCCTACTCCCCAAGTTCGAAATTTAAGAAGAGAATCTAACCATTCTAAAAAGGAAATAACAATATAGATAGTACCAGCTAAAGGAACTGTAATCAATAGTCCACGAAAAAAATAGGTAACAATAGTTGAAAAAGTAACTTTCATAGTTTTGGGTTCATTTTGTTTGTCGTACCAACTCTAAAAGAGACTACAAAGTTCGTTATTTTCTACCTTAAAAAACAATGTAAATTTTGATGTAGAATTTAAAGCGAGAAGTTTGTACTTTTACATTCATAGTTTTACATTTTTTTAAACACAGAGTTACAGAACAACACAGCGTGTTTGATTTTTTATATTCTGAACTCTAAAATCTAAATTGGTTTATGCTTACAGCCATTTCTCCCATAGACGGACGTTATCAGCGTCATACAAAACCATTACAACATTATTTTTCAGAGTATGCGCTCATTCAAGCTCGTGTACGAGTGGAAATTGAATATTTTATTGCGCTTTGTGCTGTTTCTAAAACTGATTTGCCACAACTTCCAGAGCTTTCAGAAACTCAAGTTATTTATCTTAGAAAAATTTATAATGATTTTTCATTAGAAGAAGCTAAAAAAATTAAGGAAACAGAAAATATTACGAATCACGATGTAAAAGCAGTAGAGTATTTTGTAAAGGAAGCCTTAGAGAAATTAGATTTAGGGATTTATAATGAGTTTGTTCACTTTGGACTAACCTCACAAGATATAAACAATACGGCAAATCCAATTCTGTTAAAAGAAGCAGAGGAAAAAGTGATTTTTGATGAAATAAATCAAATCATAGAAAAGCTACACGCTATTTCAGAAGAATGGAAAGATATTCCTTTACTTGCTCACACACACGGACAGCCTGCTTCACCCACTCATCTGGGAAAAGAAATAAGAGTTTTTGAATATCGTCTCAAAAAACAGTTCGAACATCTACAAAGTATTCCAAATACAGGAAAATTTGGGGGAGCAACAGGAAATTTTAATGCACACAAAATAGCCTATCCAAAAACAGATTGGAAAAAATTTGGCAAAGATTTTTTAGCCAAACATTTGGGGCTGGAAAGACAAGAACTAACAACACAAATTGATAATTATGATTTTTTAGCAGCCAAACTAGATGCTTATAAGCGTATCAATACAATTTTGATAGATTTTAGTAGAGATATTTGGACGTATATTTCTATGGGATATTTCAAGCAAAAAATAAATCCGAATGAAGTGGGTTCGTCGGCAATGCCACACAAAGTAAATCCAATAGATTTTGAAAATGCAGAAGGAAATTTAGGTATTTCGACGGCTCTTTTCGAACATCTAGCTACAAAGCTTCCTATTTCTAGGCTACAACGTGATTTGACAGATTCTACTGTACTTAGAAATTTGGGCGTTCCCTTTGGACATTTGCTCATTGCTTTTAAGTCGCTTCAAAAAGGAATTGGGAAACTAGAAGTAAATGAAACCAAAATCGCAGCTGATTTGGAAAATAACTGGGCTGTGGTGGCAGAAGCTATTCAGACTATTTTGAGAAGAGAAAAATATCCGAAGCCGTATGAAGCGTTGAAAGCCTTGACAAGAACAGGAAAAACAATGAATCAGGAAACCATACAAGAGTTTATAAAGTCGTTAGAGGTTTCTGATGAAGTAAAAAATGAACTTTTAGACATTACGCCTTTTAATTTTACAGGATATAAATAATTTTTTGTAAGAACTTAAACGAATCAAAACAACTATGTCGTTTTAATTTAAAGATGACATAGTTGTTAAAAAGCAAAAATAATTGGCAATTACTCTCAATTTTTCGTAATTTTTATAGACAAAATGCTTTTATTTTACGATATTTATAAAATTGTAAACACAATGATTATTAGTGAGTTATGAGGTAAATAAACAGGAAAAGTGAACGGAAAAAGTAATAGAATATAAGCTAAAACTTATCAGCAACTATAACCCCAACTTTTATAAAACAATACTACAGAACAGCGACTGAGCAGCAATGAAAAATCATTATACTACTTTAGGAATCCCAGAACTTGCTTCTCAAGAAGAGGCTAAAGTAGCTTTCAAACGTTTGGCAGTAGAGTTCCACCCAGACAAAAACCCCAATAATCCGTTTGCAGAGGAAATTTTCAAACAGATAAATGAGGCATATCAAGTGTTGTCAAATCCTGTTATGAAGGAAAGATATGATATTACGCTTCGTTTTGCCTATTCTTACAAATACTATGTAACTCACCGACCAGAAGAAGCTACTCAAAATTTTGAGCGTTATCATACAGTAAGACAACAAGACCCAAAAAATACGAATCTCTACTCTACTCTAATTTCTATTGCTTTTGTAGCATATATGTTTATGCTCGTTAGTTCTATATATGGTTTTTTGAGTAGTTTTTATTATTACAGTGCCTTACAGAGTATAGAAATTGAAGAGTATAGCAATGCCATTGATGAACTAAGTTTTGCCATTGCTTATGATAATTCTTTTTCAGAAGCCTATTATTTGAGAGCAAAATTGTATAGTGAGCAGTTTGGCTCGCCCAACGGAGCTTTGAAAGACTATACGAAAGCGATTGAAAGCGCACTTATTCAACAGAGTAATATGTATTTGGAAAGAGGTGTAACCTATGGACAAGTAAATGAAAAGCAGGGAGCAATCACAGACTTTTCAACAGCACTAAATTTGAGTAAATATGAGCAAAGAACAGCGCAAGAAATAGCAAATGAATACTACAACAGACTCAAAGAATACGAGCTTGCCATTGAAATATATACCACACTCATAGAGCAAGATTCAATGAAAGCTGACTACTACGAGCAGCGTGCTTTTGCTTATTCGAATCTTCAAAACAATAGATTAGCTCAAAGAGACTTCGAAACAGTTATTCAAAAGAGTAGTAATCCTAAGCAAAAAAGAGAAGAAATTGTAGAAAAACTAGAAAAGGATGTTAAAAACTATGTTTTGAGTTTAAAAAATAATTTCATTCTTCTCAATGAATATCCAACAGAATCTGCATATCATTTCACTCGTTCGAATTTGCTTTTTAAACTTGGTCATCAAGAGGAAGGAATGCAAAACCTTAACTTAGCGATTCTTTATAATGATGGAAACAAAGATTTTTATGTGAGGCGAGCAGAGCTATTTTTAGATTTACAACAACCTACAGAAGCCTGCCAAGACTGGACAAGAGCTAGAGAGTTAGGTAATACAATAAAAAATACAACACTAGACTTTTTCTGTTTCGATAATGAGTAAGAAATATCAAAAGCAAAAAAAAGAAATTCTTTGCAGCGTTTTGATTGAAATAGGTGTCTTGTTATAAAATTATTTATGCGTAATTTTGCGTTTTAATAAAAATCACTAGAATCATATAAAATTATGAATATCAAGAAAAATAACCCTATTTATCTATTACTTGTATTTACTATTGCTTCAATGCTTGTATTTTCTTCGTGTGGAGGAGATGATGCAGAACAAGAACCAAAGCCAGATTTTGCCTCCTTGATACTTGGAGAATATGAGGGAAAACTATCTGTAGGTGAAGAAATCGATAGTAAAGCATCACTTAGAAAAGGAAATGCTGCTGACGAAATAATTTTTACAGAAGTCATAGAACGAGAAAATCAACCAGACAGTACAGTATCTTTTAAAATAGAGCTAATAGATATAAATTCTTACCAAGCAGTAGCTTTACGTATTCCTCAACAAATTATAGGAAATGGTGTAAAGATTGTAGGTTCTGCCATAGATGAAGACGACCCAAGAGGATATCAAGGCTATTTTTTCTATCAAGATGAAAACAAAAACATCTTAAACGGACTTGCTTTTGTCATCACAGGAAACAACGGATATTATTATTACGATTATACAAAAGTAGAAGAGTAATATTTTTTTAGCAAAAGACATATCAGAAGACAATCTATAAATTTAGGTTGTCTTTTTTTTGTTTTAAACCATTTGGAAAGCAAATTGAAAAATTTAAAAAAACACAAAGAAACGATAGAGTTAAGGTTTTATCAGAAAAAACTCTAAACTTTACTGGTAAAGATTCGTTCTGAATACAAATTTTATGTAACAGATTTAACTAAACCTATAATGAGTTTCATTACAAAATTCATTTCTAACATCATAAATACACAAAAAATGAACTGGAACAAATTAGAAACACCAGAAAAACTGCAAGAAATTATAAAAAACTCTGACGCTACTCCTGTACTGATTTTCAAACACAGCACACGCTGCTCCATCAGTTCAATGGCTCTTTCTCGTTTCGAACGCCAATGGAATCAAGAGAAGGTAGGAAAAGTAGAACCTTATTATTTAGATTTGATTCAGTATCGAAATGTTTCAAATCTGATTGCACAAGAATTAGATATTCAGCACGAATCGCCACAGGTTTTACTTATAGAAAATGGAAAATGCACGTATCATGCATCTCACTCAGCCATTTACTTTGATGACTTGGTAGGTCAAGTAAATGCTTAAAAAACATAAAGGGAAAGATAATACATTTTTATAGACTCAAACTATTTTTACTTTATAAACAACTCTTTACTACTCATGAAAATTGGAATCGTCTGTTATCCTACCTATGGAGGAAGTGGCGTAGTAGCCACAGAATTGGGAAAAGCTCTTGCAGAGGCAGGACATCAAGTTCATTTTATCACTTATGACCAACCTTCACGTCTTGCTCTTTTAAGTACGAATATTTTTTATCATAAAGTTGATATTCGTACCTATCCACTTTTCAAATATCCTCCTTATGAGCTTGCTCTAGCTAGTAAGATGGTCAATGTAGTAAAGTGTGAAAAACTTGACCTTTTGCACGTTCATTATGCCATTCCTCACGCTTCGGCTGCATTTATGGCAAAGCAGATTCTCAAAACAGAAGGCATACAAATTCCAGTAGTTACGACCTTACACGGAACGGATATTACTTTAGTTGGAAAAGACCCAAGTTATGCGCCAGTTGTAACGTTTAGTATTAATGAATCAGACGGAGTTACAGCTGTTTCAGATAGTCTTCGCCAACAAACCTATGATACATTTAAGGTTACAAAGGAAATTGATGTTATTCCAAATTTCATTGATTTGGAACGCTTCAAAAAACAGCAAAAAGACCATTTTAAAAAGGCAATTTGTCCGAATGGAGAAAAGTTAATTGTTCATACGTCCAATTTTAGAAAAGTAAAGCGTATAGATGATGTAATCAAGGTTTTTGCTAAAATCAGAAAGCAAATAGATGCAAAACTTTTGCTTGTAGGAGAAGGACCCGAACGCCGACCGATGGAAGACTTAGTAAAAGAGTTAGACCTTTCTGCTGATGTTCGCTTTTTGGGAGAAATTGATGTAATTGAGGAAGTATTATCAGTAGCAGACTTATTTATTATGCCTTCTGAAACAGAGAGTTTTGGATTAGCTGCCCTAGAAGCTATGGCGTGCCAAGTGCCAGTAATTTCTAGTAACGCTGGTGGACTTATAGAACTTAACTCACAAGGAGTAAGTGGTTTTATGAGTAATGTAGGAGATGTAAAAGATATGGCAAAAAATGCTTTGATTATCTTAGATGATAAAAACTTACCCACCTTTAAAGAAAATGCTCTAAAACGAGCTAAAGAATTCGAACTTTCTAATATTTTACCTTTGTATGAAGAAGTTTATAAAAAGGCTGTAGAGAAGGTGAAGGGAGTAGCTGTTTAAATTAAGTGAGGTCAGTCTCGTTAGAGCAGACCAAAAATTATAAAATGATAAGACCTAAAAAAAGCAGATTTGAAAGGGTAACTTAAATCTGCTTTTTTTGATAGTTTTTCCCTTAAAACTTAGAAACTAAGGCAATCAAACGGCTGTGAAATTGAAAATCATTCGTTCCACTTATGAACTCATCTCTTAAACGTGCGATTTCATTTCCTCCGATTCCCATTCTAGTTAACTCATTAAAAAATTCTCCTACCTCATTTCTCTCAATTAATTCTACAAGTCTATTATTTTTTATTGTTTTGGTATCTATGATTCCCTCTAAAAGCGTTATTATTTCTACATCGTCGCCACTAATGGCGCATTCTCTCGTGGTTTTTCCTTTTTCTTGAAAACGTTTGAGTGTAGCATAATCGTGTAAGTAAGGCTTTGAAGCGTCTTTACATTCCCCACAAACACAAGGTATTTTTTGAAAGACCTCTAACTCTTCAAATTTACTATGAATATGGTCTATGTCTTGACGAATAATAGCTAAGAGTTTATCAGCTTGTTTACCCCAAACTTCTATTTTTATTGTTTTGGGATTTTCTACTTCATTCAAAATTACTTTTGCAAACGTTCCTTTGTCTAAAACAAGCACAACGCCATTTTTCCAAAAATACTCTTCAAAAATGTTTTCATGCAGACGACAAATAAAACGGCTCAAAATTCCCTTTGGCATAAAAGGGTAATTATATTCAAAACGCAAATATTTGGTTTTTTTGCTTTCAAAAGTAGGTTTTATTTTTGCAACGTCCGTTGGCTCTTCTACTGGCAAACCTTCTGGAATAACATATATATCGCTATCTTGAAACTGAAAAATGAGTTCAAATTTTTCCAATAGCTTTATTAAAAACTCGTGCTTTTCATCAAAACGCTCATCTTCCCATATTTTATCCAGTTCTGAAAAATCAAAACGTCCGTTTTTTACTTTTTTTGTATCTAAAAGCAAATACGCTGCATCAGTTACCCACTCTGAATTCAAAACAACTGTTTTGTTGAGCCTTGCCTCTTCTGCGAAATGAAGAATAGAACCAATCGTATGAAGCTGGTCGCTCAAGAAATACGCATCCTCTTTTGAAACGGTATGCTTTTCACAGACTTTCAAATACTCTTTGTAGCTTATATAATCAGTGATTTTGCTGCTTTCTAAAAGCTCATCACGCACAGCTACCCTGTATTTATTCCAAATTTCTTTGGTATGTGGAAGTTCTATGAGCTGGTTTTGTACCTCTGCTCTAAGTTCATTGATTCCTGTTCCATCTTTACAAGAAGTTTTGTAAAAACCAACAATATTATCAAACTGCCCTTTCCATTGTTTTCGATTGATTTCTTCTATTCCTTCATCTATTTTATTTTGAACAATGAAAATGGGTGCATTTTTAGAAAGGAGCGATACAATACGCAACCAATAACTAAAGTCTGATTTCTCTTCTCCTTTACGTTTTTCCCATACAAAAACATATATAGAATTTTTGGTAAGAAAAAACTGATGTGTGCCATAGTTTATCTCTTGCCCTGCAAAATCCCAAATATGTGCTATAAAATCTATTTTTTGTTCATCTCGCTCACAATCTACTAACTGCCAAGGTTTTATACGAATGCCTTTCGTTGATTCTCTCCCTTTTATAAATCTATATTCTACTTCACTTAGTGCTTCTGAAAGCTCTGTTTTTCCTACTTCTCCCACTCCTACAAAAATTAGTTTGGCTTCATTGAGTTCTTTTCGGTCTTCTTCTTTTTCTATGGATTGAAGATAGTTTTTTACTTTTTTAAGGCAATTATTGGAATAACCTTCGTATAGCTCACTCGGTATATTTTGAATTGGGTTTTCAGATAAATACAATTTCTCTAGTCTAGGTAGTTTACTGAGGAAGTTTAATGGAACACTTGATAATTGATTATCCTTTAAATCAAGATACCGTAAATCTTTCAATCCTTTCAGTGTAGTAATATCTGAAATTAGGTTTTTGCCTAAGTGAAGTTCATGCAATCTTTGCAATTCCTTCAAAGTTAAAATATTTGAGATTTGGTTAGCCTTTAAACCAAGGTTATGTAATTTTTTCAATTCTTCCAGAGCTGTGATATCTGAAATATTATTATTATTTAATTTAAGGCTATGTAAATTTTTTATTTCCTTTAAAATTGTAATATCTGAAATTTTATTACTTTCTAAGTTAAGGCTATGTAAACCTTTTAATTCTTTTAAAGCCGTAATATCTATAATTAGGTTGTTATTCAGCCTAAGATATCCTAGATTTTTCAGTTCTTTTAAAAATGTAATATCTGAGATTAGATTATTGCTCAAATCAAAAATTTCTAAATGAGTTGCATCTTTTATTTTTTTTAGTTCATTCTCAGCTCCTGTAAGTCCACAATTAGATAAATCTAATATATAATTTTTAGATTTTAAATTCTCTTCAATACGTCTTTCAACTTTTTCTATATCTGTCATTTTATTTTTTTATCATTTAAACAAAACTGAATATAGTTATTTTTCTAAAAAAAATATCCTCAACGACGCTTTCAAACTCATTGACGGTTAGAAAAAAATAAACCGTCGTTGAGACTCAAAATACAGCCGTCAACGAGGATTTAATTAACAAAAAAACGAACGGCTCACACAAAGGCAAACCATTCATTTTTTAATTTTTAATCAATAATTTTCATTACGAAATAACATCCAATTCTTTCCCTACTTTCGTAAAAGCTGCAATGGCTTTGTCTAAGTGTTCACGCTCATGAAGGGCTGAAAGCTGCACACGAATACGAGCTTTTCCTTTCGGAACAACAGGATAGTAGAA
Proteins encoded:
- a CDS encoding COR domain-containing protein — translated: MTDIEKVERRIEENLKSKNYILDLSNCGLTGAENELKKIKDATHLEIFDLSNNLISDITFLKELKNLGYLRLNNNLIIDITALKELKGLHSLNLESNKISDITILKEIKNLHSLKLNNNNISDITALEELKKLHNLGLKANQISNILTLKELQRLHELHLGKNLISDITTLKGLKDLRYLDLKDNQLSSVPLNFLSKLPRLEKLYLSENPIQNIPSELYEGYSNNCLKKVKNYLQSIEKEEDRKELNEAKLIFVGVGEVGKTELSEALSEVEYRFIKGRESTKGIRIKPWQLVDCERDEQKIDFIAHIWDFAGQEINYGTHQFFLTKNSIYVFVWEKRKGEEKSDFSYWLRIVSLLSKNAPIFIVQNKIDEGIEEINRKQWKGQFDNIVGFYKTSCKDGTGINELRAEVQNQLIELPHTKEIWNKYRVAVRDELLESSKITDYISYKEYLKVCEKHTVSKEDAYFLSDQLHTIGSILHFAEEARLNKTVVLNSEWVTDAAYLLLDTKKVKNGRFDFSELDKIWEDERFDEKHEFLIKLLEKFELIFQFQDSDIYVIPEGLPVEEPTDVAKIKPTFESKKTKYLRFEYNYPFMPKGILSRFICRLHENIFEEYFWKNGVVLVLDKGTFAKVILNEVENPKTIKIEVWGKQADKLLAIIRQDIDHIHSKFEELEVFQKIPCVCGECKDASKPYLHDYATLKRFQEKGKTTRECAISGDDVEIITLLEGIIDTKTIKNNRLVELIERNEVGEFFNELTRMGIGGNEIARLRDEFISGTNDFQFHSRLIALVSKF
- the bshA gene encoding N-acetyl-alpha-D-glucosaminyl L-malate synthase BshA; protein product: MKIGIVCYPTYGGSGVVATELGKALAEAGHQVHFITYDQPSRLALLSTNIFYHKVDIRTYPLFKYPPYELALASKMVNVVKCEKLDLLHVHYAIPHASAAFMAKQILKTEGIQIPVVTTLHGTDITLVGKDPSYAPVVTFSINESDGVTAVSDSLRQQTYDTFKVTKEIDVIPNFIDLERFKKQQKDHFKKAICPNGEKLIVHTSNFRKVKRIDDVIKVFAKIRKQIDAKLLLVGEGPERRPMEDLVKELDLSADVRFLGEIDVIEEVLSVADLFIMPSETESFGLAALEAMACQVPVISSNAGGLIELNSQGVSGFMSNVGDVKDMAKNALIILDDKNLPTFKENALKRAKEFELSNILPLYEEVYKKAVEKVKGVAV
- a CDS encoding MarC family protein translates to MEFNLKDIASVSLILFSVIDILGSIPIIIDLRQKNDGELKALQATVVSGILMVAFLFVGQEILQLFGLDVASFAIAGGLIMFLIGLEMVLGVDFFKSDPEVSNSTVVPLAFPLIAGAGTMTTLISLRAEYSQASVLISIFINLVVIYAVLRASKWIDKKLGATGKAVLRKVFGIILLAIAIKLIKTNIIIG
- a CDS encoding DUF3575 domain-containing protein — translated: MKKIFFVLLFGLFISQTGFAQQAIIKVNPLNPILGRYTLGAEFAVSQHSSLSLLISRSRLGFDDLKYKTGDGREVSGELELTSWGFMPEYRYYFGEQSLKGFYAGAFGNYARMSANISVNGGSESTTGSANTTFNNYGLGIMTGYNFLIKEHFSIDVFAGLGGFYYNINNIKVVYQNEDVVNQDIPIPIAGPFPRLGINLGYAF
- a CDS encoding DUF502 domain-containing protein, with protein sequence MKVTFSTIVTYFFRGLLITVPLAGTIYIVISFLEWLDSLLKFRTWGVGIIVILVSLTFIGYLTSLFVARSFFEWFERLLLRLPMVSLIYTSIKDLMAAFVGEEKKFSKSVLVKLNSENEVYRLGFITAEDLSLLGIHDLIGVYFPHSYNISGNLYLVPSKNIKPIDYENSADLMKFIASGGVSELLLTENKEQEYGEDLL
- a CDS encoding J domain-containing protein yields the protein MKNHYTTLGIPELASQEEAKVAFKRLAVEFHPDKNPNNPFAEEIFKQINEAYQVLSNPVMKERYDITLRFAYSYKYYVTHRPEEATQNFERYHTVRQQDPKNTNLYSTLISIAFVAYMFMLVSSIYGFLSSFYYYSALQSIEIEEYSNAIDELSFAIAYDNSFSEAYYLRAKLYSEQFGSPNGALKDYTKAIESALIQQSNMYLERGVTYGQVNEKQGAITDFSTALNLSKYEQRTAQEIANEYYNRLKEYELAIEIYTTLIEQDSMKADYYEQRAFAYSNLQNNRLAQRDFETVIQKSSNPKQKREEIVEKLEKDVKNYVLSLKNNFILLNEYPTESAYHFTRSNLLFKLGHQEEGMQNLNLAILYNDGNKDFYVRRAELFLDLQQPTEACQDWTRARELGNTIKNTTLDFFCFDNE
- the purB gene encoding adenylosuccinate lyase is translated as MLTAISPIDGRYQRHTKPLQHYFSEYALIQARVRVEIEYFIALCAVSKTDLPQLPELSETQVIYLRKIYNDFSLEEAKKIKETENITNHDVKAVEYFVKEALEKLDLGIYNEFVHFGLTSQDINNTANPILLKEAEEKVIFDEINQIIEKLHAISEEWKDIPLLAHTHGQPASPTHLGKEIRVFEYRLKKQFEHLQSIPNTGKFGGATGNFNAHKIAYPKTDWKKFGKDFLAKHLGLERQELTTQIDNYDFLAAKLDAYKRINTILIDFSRDIWTYISMGYFKQKINPNEVGSSAMPHKVNPIDFENAEGNLGISTALFEHLATKLPISRLQRDLTDSTVLRNLGVPFGHLLIAFKSLQKGIGKLEVNETKIAADLENNWAVVAEAIQTILRREKYPKPYEALKALTRTGKTMNQETIQEFIKSLEVSDEVKNELLDITPFNFTGYK
- the ytxJ gene encoding bacillithiol system redox-active protein YtxJ, with amino-acid sequence MSFITKFISNIINTQKMNWNKLETPEKLQEIIKNSDATPVLIFKHSTRCSISSMALSRFERQWNQEKVGKVEPYYLDLIQYRNVSNLIAQELDIQHESPQVLLIENGKCTYHASHSAIYFDDLVGQVNA